Within Topomyia yanbarensis strain Yona2022 chromosome 2, ASM3024719v1, whole genome shotgun sequence, the genomic segment GTTTCCGGGAAGATATCCATCAATCATCCCACCATTCCCCGCGTCTGTCATCTAACCACTGTCGATCGAAGCTTAGAACAAGCGTTGCAGAAATTCTGGGAGCTAGAAGCTGTTGAGCCGTATTCTGTGTATTCCGCAGAAGAAAAACAATGTGAAGAACTTTACACTACTACCACCACTCGCGATTCGTTCGGTCGTTATCTCGTTCGTTTGCCACTCACCCGTGATCCGCTAGTCAACCTCGGCGAATCCAGAGCCATTGCCGAACGTCGTTTCCTGAGCCTTGAGAAGCGACTAAAGCGTGATCCTCCCACCAAGGATGCATACTGCAAGTTCATGGACGAATACGCACGAATGGCGCACATAAAGAAACTCGTCGATTCAGTAGACGATGTGAATCCGCACTGCTACCTCCCGCACCATCCTGTGTTCAAGGAATCCAGCACAACCACGAAGGTCCGGGTTGTTTTCAACGCGTCGTGTAAAACATCGTCTGGATTTTCCGTCAACGATAAGCAGCTCGTTGGACCTGTCGTCCTGGAGGACCTGTTGTCTATCGTCATGAGGTTTCGCTCACACCCGATCGCCATCGTAGCCGACATCGAAAAGATGTACCGACAGATTCAGCTGCATCCCGAAGACCGACCGCTTCAACGCATTCTCTGGCGTTCCAACCGACGATCCGCTCATAGCGTACGAGCTCCAAACCATTACGTACGGTTTTGCATCAGCACCATTCCTGGCAACTCGCACCCTTCTACAAGTTGCACAGGACGAAGGCGACAAGTACCCCGCCTCCGTAGATGCTGTGAAGCAGGATTTTTACGTCGATGACTTTTTATCGGGAGCTGACGATGTCCAATCCGCAATCCGCCTTCGCCAAGAAGTTTCCGCCATGCTTTCGTCAGCTGGCCTTCCGTTAAAGAAGTGGGCATCCAATTCCTCCGAAGTCCTTGCGCAAGTGCCGCAAGAAGATTTCGCTCTACTGCCTCTGCATGATCTCCAGGACGAACAATCCGTATCCACCCTAGGACTCGTGTGGGAGTCTAAGTCCGATACGATGCGCTTCAAGGTCCAGTTGCCTCTACCAGCACCCGTTCTGACCAAAAGGAAGGTTTTGTCCTACATTGCGTAGATCTTCGACCCACTAGGACTAGTTGGCCCGACAATCACCATAGCGAAGCTGTTCATGCAGTGTCTGTGGGCATTGTCCGCTACCTCCGCATCTCCAAGGCGAATGGAAGGAGTTCCATGGTACGCTGGACGCAATCTCCACAATCCGCATTCCCAGATTCGTGTCGCAGGTCAAGACCGAAACCATCCAGCTCCACTTTTTCTCCGATGCTTCAGAGAAGGCCTATGGCGCATGCTGCTAAGTCCGGTCTGAATCCGCTACAGAAATTCGTGTTCAACTGCTAACGTCAAAATCCAAGGTCGCACCGTTAGCCACCTACCAATCGATTGCGCGCCTAGAGTTATGTGCCGCCGTGTTGTCGGCTAATCTATATGAGAAGGTGATGAAGTCCCTTAAGACAGCGTGCGAAGTGTTCTTCTGGGTTGATTCGACGATAGTCCTCTACTGGCTGCAATCGTGCCCATCGCGCTGGAAAACGTTCGTGGTAAACCGAGTGTCCACAATTCAATCCACTACCGGATCTTGCTCCTGGCAGCACGTCCCCGAAGAATCCAACCCAGCAGACCTTATATCCCGAGGTGTAAATCCGGCCGATATCGTGAACCTCGAGTTTTGGTGGATGGGACCGCAATGGCTATCGGTTTCATCACACCACTGGCCACGCACTGTGCTACCAGCGTGCGATTTGTCCACAATGCCAGAGAGCAAAGGCAACGTCGCCATGATGTCGGTAGCGGTTGCCGAACCATCTTTCTCCGCTCGACTTTTCAGTCGCTATTCCAGCTTCACGAAGCCACGACGTTCCATCGCGTATTGGATGCGATATTTCCGCACTCTACGAGCTGCCGTCCAGAAGACCAAACCAGAGCCGTTTGAGTCTCTTTCCACACCTGATCTACGCGATGCTGATCTAGCATTGTGCCGAATTGCCCAACGTGAGATGTTCTCCAAGGAGCTGTCCAAGATATCCCAACGCAATCTCCTTCCAGCATCGTTGAAGTGGCTGAAACCGGTGATGTATAAAGACGGCGTTATTCGAGTCGGTGGGAGACTCAAGCACGCCGCAGTTTCGAAAAAAGTGAAGCACCCGATAATGCTGCTTGCGAAGCACCCGCTACCGTGTTGTTGTCAGAGCACTACCACTACAATCTGCTGCACGCAGAACCACAGCTGACGTTAACCACGATGCGCCAGAAACTCTGGGTGATTGGAGGACGCGACCTCGTTCGCCGCTCGTATCATCAGTGCTACATGTGTTTTCGTAGCAAGCCCCGTTTGATCCAGCAAACAGTAGCAGACTTGCCGTCCTCGCGAGTTTCGCCAACCAGACCGTTTTCCGTATGCGGTGTAGACTATTGTGGGCCTGTCTACATTAAATCACCGATACGAAACCGTGCACCGACGAAGGCATACATCGCGATCTTCGTGTGTTTCTCCACCCGCGCTGTCCACATCGAACTAGTCTCGGATCCATCTACGCCAGCCTTTCTGGCTGCCCTTCGCCGTTTCGTCGCCCGCAGAGGAATAATGTGGGAGATCCATAGCGACAACGGGACCGCATTCAAGGGAGCGTCCAACGAGCTCAACCGAATCCACCAGATGCTAACGTCCGATCAAGGTGGACGAAAGTAGATCCTCGATTGGTGTTCCGAGAATGAGATCACGTGGCGATTCATTCCACCTTGCGCTTCGCACTTCGGTGGTCTGTGGGAGGCAGCCGTCAAGTCAGCTAAGCACCATCTGCTGCGTGAGATCGGCTGTGTGAACGTCGGTTACGAGGACATGATAACCATACTAACCCAGATCGAGATGTGTCTAAACTCCAGACCTCTCCCCGCGATACCGTCCGATCCGTCAGACCTGGAAGCTCTGACCCCAGGCCATTTCCTGGTGGGAACCAGCCTACAAGCCGTTCCAGAACCGTCACTTTGTGATGTACCCGACAATCGACTTTCACATCGGCAGCTCACCCAGAAGCGTGTCCAAAGGATTTGGGCAAGGTGGTATCCCGAGTACCTTTAGCAGTACCAGTCACGAGCCACGAAGTAGTACCCCAAGGTCACCATTGAACCCGGACGAGTTGTGGTGATCAAGAACGAATGTCTGCCGCCAACTCAATGGTCACTCGGAAAAATCATCCAGGTACACCCGAACAAGGATGGAATCGTTCGCGTTGTCACCCTGAAAACCGCCACATCCGATTCAGTTGTCCGCCCAGTCGTGAAACTGGCCTTGCTTCCGACACTGGAAACGCAGTCCACACCGTCTGATCCCAGTTCGGACGAATAATAGAAGAAGTACAAGCAAGAAATGAATTTGAAGTATCCATGCTACTTCAAGGTGGCCGGAATGTTGATGCGTGAACTTAAATTAAAAAGAACTACCTAAAACTAAGCCTAAATTTCAATTAATCTAaacttaaatgaattaaatctaaACTTTTAATTATAAACCATATTTAATCAAACCtaattaaatgcaaaaaaacaatcaaaaacccCAAACCAAATTGATGAACCACCCTACGAATCCACTATGTTTACCGATCAGCATAATGAGCGATCGCAGAGCGAGAGTGCACCAAACAGTGATCGCGCAATACAACCAAATGATCATGATATACGGGTAGGTAGAACCGTCAGCTGTGGAAGACGGAATGTGTGAAAATCAGCTGACAAAGGCAGTTGACAATAATACCCCGGTCGAGACAGTCAGTGCGCGTACCATTTGCCGCGAGTGATCTTTTTGATGCAAATAAATACGAGTGAagtgaaattgaaattgatctTTTAACGCCGACATAAAACCCCGTGCAAACGATTTCGAAGAAAAGAACTGTAGTGCAGTGGAGAAATCAAAGCAGTATCGCGTCGTGAAGGTATTTCTACTGCGTTTGATAGAGGAAACAGCGGATTATTACTAAACCACCGACGATCGTTCTGGGCCGTCCTACCACAGACGGAAGAAAAAGCTTCGATCGGAAAACCACCAAGTAAGTCGCCCCATCAAGGGAgaatgcgatcctgatctgtaactggtcttcattagctctgttaCCCACCGAAGCACGATGGGTACTGAACTAAAAATTGGAcatcagacgataataaaaacccgggcatTGGTATCTAgcagggaaattaaatagatcaaatgtgttggggtgatcagctgccgttgtgtgtgattctcgctttgcaggcagggtacggtCACCGTCGCCAGtaggataatcatatgttctttctgggatgtcaccatacccagggatagcataagagttagtgcattgggccggagtctcaaaaggttgcgagttcgaatctcgcctctggggagaattttttttcacatgattgcttagcttcactcaccatttccgatcgtttttccccgttggataccaccagtcctaaataaggtattgacacttaagtcaaaagaccaaaaattgaattattagtttaattcgaacgggcgggtttgctcccgtcatacctctgttcactgggcaagggaccagaaagcgacagtcttcattagctttatcacccaccgaagtacgatgggtaatgaactaaaaattagacatcagacaATAATAAAAACCCGGTCCTTGATATCTAGTGGGGAAatgaaatagatcaaatgtgttggggtgatcagctgtcgttgtgtgtgattctcgctttgcaggcagggtacgatcaccgtcgccagtgggataatcatatgttctttctgggagtTAGGTCATTGGGCCGAAGTCTCAAAGGTTGCtagttcgaatctcgcctctgtGGAGAATTTTTtccacatgattgcttagcttcactcaccatttccgatcgttttttcccgtcggataccaccagtcctaaataaggtattggcacttaagtaaAAGGaccaaaaaattaattattagtttattatgattttactgttcatgataaatctcttctattgtttataaacgataacatttacattttatccaaagcttgagtttgtgaaactcacaatagaaagttattttagaaaaaaactagattaagaaacacttcgtaaatatcattttataactcgatataatccatatacgtagtattcatgcctacaataaagttgttttaaataaaagtcttaacaaattcgctaaagtcaggaactctgttacaattttttgaaaaactgattctccataattttaaaacttcaaagatggcggtttcgtaactatgccatttggacagtaagttggattttcaccaaaccgaatttcagactacgccgctgactccaagtaagtagaaacaaagtcgttctacactcctCCACAAGAAGCtacttcgaatactgcctatctattataatacattgaagatccgattttatcagcccccaattttatcagcctcatatgaaaatatgtttgacgGGCTCTCgcagacaaacaaggctgaattcgggtaaatcttttcttgaacatgttttccttatcttaaagatgcaaatatgcaaaaatgaaaaaatcaatattttttaaatccgCTAGAATATAGTCttctaaataatcagaaatagttattagactacatcaagggaggggaagaatattttaacagcttcagtttattatgaagaaTAAAATGTGGCGATTTAGTTAATGTCCCTATTTTGTCAACATAAAATACACCATagagtagggtgaccatatcaaacgagtaaaaaaccaggagaGCCGAAACTGCTTCCCCTCGTTACCGCTCAATCGACATTTccttttccgcatgttttcggCTGTTATAAAGTTAtggggtctggcaggcagagcttcgacagtaaaaaagttctgggagtctgggaggaagagctcttCCAGAAAGTCTTTCATCGGAATTCGATCTCCAAgaactttttcggatttacacaaaggcagttcttgctacaccaccatcaaCAAACGTTTCATGAGATGGTCTGTGCATGACCGGCTACGAGTTTTCAGTGCTAAAACACGACATTGACGCAAATCAGAATCACCAGCGATCCCAtctagcttccctgcgctatacctggtaatctccaatgacaaccattatctctcgatttgagatctgcaaaacctaccgttgttaccaaaaacttctccgtttaatcgattgttatatAAAAACCGACGTATAGCTTGGTGTAATTTGTGTTTGAGCCCGAGCTTGAAAAAAATGGCAttcctgcgtgaacttgaaagaaaacaaaattcaattcattcccgtcgcaatgaatgaaatgtttggttcgtttccctcgtcattcgttctcccgacacagcgcattcaggtctggacatgttcggtttcagaagcaaactgaattttgtttctattctacctatgagagggattattgagcaaaagtgcaccagatatagattatgcagttcacttatgctcgaaaatgtagacaTATTCCAGCTTCTGCCTTTATGCTGTCCacataa encodes:
- the LOC131680112 gene encoding uncharacterized protein LOC131680112; the encoded protein is MRVVSEHPLIQNKAVSHREGISTAFDIGNSGLLLNHRRSFWAVLPQTEEKPSIGKPPSKSPHHWSFEPDTEEPPTRKDRCGGQIELYDKPEMLDTHLQERMDFETRYCTVKGFLLSNRAADLNSTMLNSTMAAPAHASSSFHLRLPKIDLPKFSGDFSRWLAFRDTYTSMIHSNADIPTVVKLQYLLQSLEGEDRKPFESVVIEADNYASTWEALLKRYDNKRFLKSQLFRALYDLPPVKRENPPEIQGLADDFHWHVRALAKLGEPVQYWDTPLVNLLSYKLDPTTLRAWEEKTSNNVDVTYCMLIEFLYQRARLLTSVVTDLQYRSQQPVTAKVAGPIPTPKPFKVAYKAATVEPNYSAPSRLACPDKHFLFQCPAFSEVSVRQRRELVFQKRLCWNCFRTGHQARNCTSKFSCRYCHEKHHSLLHESEPPKMLSTHIIEESQPIPSTSAIADPSTSAKPNSQISLSVQAEHSTVLLETVSLFVVDQNGKKIPARAFLNSGSMCNFITKKLANSLNIHRINVDIAVAGIAESTKQIKCQLTAMIKSKSTPYSTKLEFLILKRPTVNLPTVPIDISTWNLPKLSLADPRFHIPSDIDMIVGGEAYHELHPGSKRSLGEGLPLLIETVFGWTVSGKISINHPTIPRVCHLTTVDRSLEQALQKFWELEAVEPYSVYSAEEKQCEELYTTTTTRDSFGRYLVRLPLTRDPLVNLGESRAIAERRFLSLEKRLKRDPPTKDAYCKFMDEYARMAHIKKLVDSVDDVNPHCYLPHHPVFKESSTTTKVRVVFNASCKTSSGFSVNDKQLVGPVVLEDLLSIVMRFRSHPIAIVADIEKMYRQIQLHPEDRPLQRILWRSNRRSAHSDEGDKYPASVDAVKQDFYVDDFLSGADDVQSAIRLRQEVSAMLSSAGLPLKKWASNSSEVLAQVPQEDFALLPLHDLQDEQSVSTLGLVWESKSDTMRFKVQLPLPAPVLTKRKRSCSCSVCGHCPLPPHLQGEWKEFHGTLDAISTIRIPRFVSQVKTETIQLHFFSDASEKVAPLATYQSIARLELCAAVLSANLYEKVMKSLKTACEVFFWVDSTIVLYWLQSCPSRWKTFVVNRVSTIQSTTGSCSWQHVPEESNPADLISRGVNPADIVNLEFWWMGPQWLSVSSHHWPRTVLPACDLSTMPESKGNVAMMSVAVAEPSFSARLFSRYSSFTKPRRSIAYWMRYFRTLRAAVQKTKPEPFESLSTPDLRDADLALCRIAQREMFSKELSKISQRNLLPASLKWLKPVMYKDGVIRVGGRLKHAAVSKKVKHPIMLLAKHPLPCCCQSTTTTICCTQNHS